In Strix uralensis isolate ZFMK-TIS-50842 chromosome 18, bStrUra1, whole genome shotgun sequence, one DNA window encodes the following:
- the VSTM2L gene encoding V-set and transmembrane domain-containing protein 2-like protein has translation MGALGLALGIFHYLGLYLQLGAASRHPPWDAPAAGSALFTETPHDMTARAGEDVEMACSFRGSGSPSYSLEIQWWYVRNHKDWTDKQTWASNQLKASPQEEPGKDATKISVVKVVGSNISHKLRLSRVKPEDEGTYECRVIDSSDGKARHHKVKAYLRVEAAGGAGHPQDTQLRGAPLPDPAAPGSAHGHHHHHHHKAGKELKKRSADASCVL, from the exons ATGGGCGCCCTGGGCCTGGCCCTGGGGATTTTCCACTACCTGGGGCTCTACCTGCAGCTCGGCGCCGCCTCCCGGCACCCCCCGTGGGacgccccggcggcgggcagcg CGCTCTTCACCGAGACCCCCCACGACATGACGGCCCGGGCGGGCGAGGACGTGGAGATGGCGTGTTCCTTCCGCGGCAGTGGCTCCCCCTCCTACTCCCTTGAGATACAGTGGTGGTATGTCCGCAACCACAAGGACTGGACGGACAAACAGACGTGGGCTTCCAACCAG CTGAAAGCATCGCCGCAGGAGGAGCCTGGGAAGGACGCGACAAAAATAAGC GTGGTGAAGGTGGTCGGCAGCAACATCTCCCACAAGCTGCGGCTGTCGCGGGTGAAGCCGGAGGACGAGGGGACGTACGAGTGCCGGGTGATCGACTCCAGCGACGGCAAGGCGCGGCACCACAAGGTGAAGGCGTACCTGCGGGtggaggcggcggggggcgcggggcacCCCCAGGACACCCAGCTGCGGGGCGCCCCGCTGCCAGACCCCGCTGCGCCGGGCTCGGCCCACgggcaccaccaccaccaccaccacaaagcCGGGAAGGAGCTGAAGAAGCGCTCGGCAGACGCCTCCTGCGTGCTGTAG